A region of the Arachis hypogaea cultivar Tifrunner chromosome 15, arahy.Tifrunner.gnm2.J5K5, whole genome shotgun sequence genome:
TCAGTGTTGGCCcaattctggcataactctcgggtaaaATGTACCAGAGAGTGAGGGAGCataatcgacgcggacgcgtcgagtACGCTTGCGCGTGGATTGCTCGAAGGAGGGCTGGGACATGTACGCGTCATGGGCGCGTACGCGTATGGGGGTTATGCTTGGGGCTCAGTTTTGGCTCAGAATTTGCATAATTCTCTGGTTGAAGTACTGGGAGTTGCGAAATGCCAACGATGCATTCGTGTCTTGTACACCCACGCGTGCATACCCCTTTTTTTCATAGGCATGAAGAAATGCATTTTCATCATAAATGTGGTGGTTTTCAAGCTAATAGGGTCCAAAAACACCCAAAAAATTCCATACAACATATAAAAATGGGGTGTTTGCTGTTGTGCACTAATAATCCAACCTACTTATGATTCATGCAAATCTTCATGAATATCACAACTAGCACAATAAAGTCTATCTAAACAAGCTTAAAAGCTAAGCAATCACCAAATCAAGCAAGAGCTCAAGAGTATATACAAAAGAGGCAAAAGGGTAgatctcaccatggtggggtgtctcccactagcacttttgtttaacgtccttaagttggacgatcATGAACTCAATTCTTGTTGCTCTTAGGtgcatcttccaaaaggaatacctCTATCTCCTTGTTGCTTTTTATCTTTCTACCATGATACAACTTTAGCCTATGCCCATTAACCTTGAAAACGTCGAAGCTTGAAGGATGGCACAAATGATAGACACCGTACGGCTCCGCCTTTTCTACTCGataaggtccttcccatctagaccTTAGCTTTCCGAGCATCAACCTCAATCTTGAATTGTAGAGGAGGACTAGGTCACCAGCTCTAAATtcctttccttgtatattcttatCATGCACGGCTTTCATCCTTTCGTTGTAAAGTCTTGAGTTCTCGTAAGCTTCTAGCCTCAAACATTCCAATTCCACTAGTTGTAGCTTTCTCTTAATTCCGGCCCCTCCCAAACTTGAATTGCACTCCTTGACGGCCCAATATGCCTTGTGCTCTATCTCCACCGGTAGGTAgaagctttgccatagaccaaccgaaaggggctcatgccaattgGCATTTTCTATCTCCAACCGGTAGgtaggcccatagtgcatcgGTGAGCTTAGCACTCCAATCCTTTCGGTGTGGCTTCACAATCCTTTCCATTATGCGTTTAATCTCCCGATTGGAAACCTCAACTTGGccgtttgtttgggggtgataGGCCGTGGCTACTTTATGTATGATGCCATATTTCTTCATGAGTCCTTCCATTCTCTTATTGCAAAAATGTGAGCCTTGGTCGTTCACAATTTCTCGTGGTGACCCAAAACAAATTATGttatttctcacaaaggaaaggaccaCATTAGTATCGTCCGTCCGGGTGggtatcgcttccacccatttggaaacataatcaacGGCTAGTAGAATATAGAGAAAatcattagaatttgggaatggccccatgaagtcgataccccacacatcaaaaatctcacaaaatagcatggtttaTTGAGGTatctcatccttcttggagatattaccaaatctaagacattgagaacaagatttacaaaagagagaagagtcctt
Encoded here:
- the LOC112748619 gene encoding uncharacterized protein, with the protein product MHYGPTYRLEIENANWHEPLSVGLWQSFYLPVEIEHKAYWAVKECNSSLGGAGIKRKLQLVELECLRLEAYENSRLYNERMKAVHDKNIQGKEFRAGDLVLLYNSRLRLMLGKLRSRWEGPYRVEKAEPYGVYHLCHPSSFDVFKVNGHRLKLYHGRKIKSNKEIEVFLLEDAPKSNKN